A window of Citrus sinensis cultivar Valencia sweet orange chromosome 7, DVS_A1.0, whole genome shotgun sequence contains these coding sequences:
- the LOC107175114 gene encoding protein NAR1-like, whose protein sequence is MELRLQAFPFAIETSYKGLERSAFSTNKCIIVLVGDVRVGTLVLQSRFTCIYFHACFIVGYSILWGIILTNVDDEGHLYGVAGSSGGYAETVFRHAAKTLFGKVIEGHLEFKTIRNSDFREVALEVEGKTLLKFALCYGFQNLQNIVRRVKMRNCDYHFVEVMACPSGCMNGGGQVKPKPGQSSKELIKTLETIYLENVMVADPFKNPLVKSLYDEWLEQPGSEKAKKHVHTEYYPVVKSITAQLHNW, encoded by the exons ATGGAGTTGAGGTTGCAAGCGTTCCCCTTTGCCATTGAAACTAGCTACAAAGGTCTTGAGCGTTCTGCCTTTTCCACCaataaatgtattattgtTTTAGTTGGAGACGTTAGAGTTGGCACCCTAGTGCTACAG TCTCGATTTActtgcatttattttcatgCATGTTTTATTGTTGGATATTCTATATTATGGGGCATTATCTTGACCaatgttgatgatgaaggaCATCTTTATGGGGTCGCTGGAAGTTCTGGTGGTTATGCAGAAACAGTATTCAGACATGCTGCCAAAACACTATTTGGAAAAGTTATTGAAGGCCATCTAGAATTTAAAACCATCAGAAACTCTGATTTCCGAGAGGTGGCTCTGGAAGTGGAGGGAAAAACATTGTTGAAATTTGCCCTATGTTATGGCTTCCAGAACCTGCAAAACATTGTCAGGAGAGTGAAAATGCGAAACTGTGATTATCACTTTGTGGAGGTCATGGCATGCCCTTCAGGTTGCATGAATGGTGGAGGTCAGGTCAAGCCTAAGCCAGGGCAATCATCGAAGGAGTTGATTAAGACACTGGAAACCATCTATTTGGAAAATGTAATGGTAGCTGATCCTTTCAAAAATCCTCTGGTGAAAAGCTTGTATGATGAGTGGCTTGAGCAACCTGGTTCAGAGAAAGCTAAAAAGCACGTGCACACAGAATATTATCCTGTGGTGAAAAGTATCACCGCTCAGTTGCATAATTGGTGA
- the LOC127898825 gene encoding receptor-like protein 52 has translation MEKMMVTETKSGSELNHLGYDMSSNRFYEVSVTVTVKNVEIMLLKVPNIFTSIDFSSNNFEGPIPKEMGQFKSLYALNMSHNALTGSIPSSFGNLKQIESLDLSMNNLSGKIPSQLASLNFLSVLNLSYNNLVGKIPTILQEKSAIALREKAATAAALREKAAAASRLRVLLQLRLCSVAAVIENRRLLLLPLRLYFDSPSDGGGGGAASM, from the exons ATGGAGAAAATGATGGTTACTGAAACCAAATCCGGATCTGAGCTCAACCATCTTGGATATGATATGTCGAGCAACCGATTCTATGAGGTTAGTGTAACAGTTACAGTAAAAAATGTTGAGATCATGCTACTGAAGGTCCCAAATATATTCACTTCCATTGACTTTTCAAGCAACAATTTCGAAGGGCCAATACCAAAAGAAATGGGACAATTCAAATCACTTTATGCTCTGAACATGTCGCACAATGCTCTCACAGGCTCGATACCATCATCTTTTGGGAACTTGAAACAGATTGAGTCCTTGGACCTCTCAATGAACAACCTCAGTGGAAAAATTCCTTCCCAGCTTGCAAGCCTAAATTTCCTATCGGTGCTAAATCTCTCGTACAATAACTTAGTGGGAAAGATTCCGACAA ttcttcaagaaaaatcaGCTATTGCGTTGAGAGAGAAAGCTGCTACTGCTGCTGCGTTGAGAGAGAAAGCTGCTGCTGCATCTCGGCTCCGTGTGCTATTGCAATTGCGTCTCTGCTCTGTTGCTGCTGTAATTGAGAATCGAcggctgctgctgctgccgcTTCGTCTCTACTTTGATTCGCCTAGTGATGGTGGCGGTGGTGGTGCTGCATCTATGTAA
- the LOC127898826 gene encoding uncharacterized protein LOC127898826 has protein sequence MEIGGSSAQEGDIRLNDSVTLREVISEAREKVMFDRMERMKKQMETLTTILHELRNERRVTQEGRVRGGGAAPGTDSAERSQTAGRFGGERGNVPLRGEFHREREQSPVRQTCDGGDGVVNAEETELRQHLHDVERERDQAAARDPGRAGQLEEEVRRLAQIIDDMQGRNKAPAAYEQAKRDIEIEEEKAARIKTDQLEGLGRKEKKALPTNGPIRRRDHQISGSGAGGRERYEAVNDEVEKLLRAGFIREVNYPEWISNVVLVKKANGKWRMCVDFTDLNKACPKDSFPLPKIDQLVDSTAGHGLLSFMDAFSGYNQIPMYEPDEESTAFITNQGLFCYRVMPFGLKNAGATYQRLVNKVFKPLIGKTMEVYVDDMITKSKIPKEHVRHLEETFELLRKYKMKLNPEKCAFGVESGKFLGFMVSHRGIEANPEKIQAIVQMTSPRNLKEMQSLTGRLAALSRFISKATDKCQPFFQVIRRGKKTEWTPECEEAFRNLKHYLQQAPLLSTPRDGDKLNLYLAVSDRAASSVLVREEEGIQYPIYYTSKALLDAETRYPTTEKWALALVVAARKLRPYFQAFPVSVITNQPLRQILHKPDASGRLVKWAVELSEFDLDYKPRAAIKAQAMADFVAEFAEPEVCLGQQDADVGNDETQVWQISVDGSSGERGSGAGIVLEGPEGEEISYAVKLEFAATNNQAEYEALIAGLELARAVKADRVKIRTDSQLVANHVSERFQPREEKMEQYLRIVRQMMGKFEAVEVIQIPREQNSRADILARMAAVADPKMPKSVPLEVKSRPSIEQNLGVLRIEQKSSWRDPIVSYLRDGVLPPDKLRARKIRAQASRYTMIDGVLYRRGYTLPFLRCLDDDDADYVLREVHEGICGNHSGGRSLAHKVLRQGYFWPTMHQDAQRKTRSCNNPQNRNGGDTVRFGFRT, from the exons ATGGAGATAGGAGGAAGTAGCGCACAAGAGGGTGACATAaggcttaacgattccgtgacgctgagggagGTAATCAGcgaagcacgggaaaaagtcatgttcgaccggatggaGCGAATGAAAAAGCAGATGGAAACCTtgacaaccatcctgcatGAGCTGCGGAACGAGCGAAGGGTAACCCAAGAGGGAAGGGTGAGAGGCGGTGGAGCGGCACCAGGTACCGATAGTGCGGAGAGAAGTCAAACCGCTGGGAGATTTGGTGGTGAGAGAGGTAACGTACCTCTGCGaggagaatttcatagagaaagagagcagtCCCCGGTAAGACAGACTTGTGACGGGGGCGACGGGGTGGTgaatgcagaggaaacagaACTGAGGCAACACTTACATGATGTAGAGCGAGAGCGGGATCAAGCTGCAGCGCGCGACCCTGGTCGCGCAGGacagctggaggaggaagtgcgaAGGCTAGCGCAAATAATTGATGACATGCAAGGGAGGAACAAAGcccctg CCGCATACGAACAGGCTAAAAGAGACATCGAGATTGAGGAGGAGAAGGCTGCACGGATCAAGACAGACCAATTGGAAGGGTTagggaggaaagagaagaaagcattaccaactaatgggccgatcaggagGAGGGACCACCAGATCTCCGGTAGTGGAGCAGGAGGTAGG gagaggtatgaggctGTAAATGATGAGGTGGAGAAGCTTCTGAGAGCGgggttcattcgggaagtcaATTACCCGGAGTGGATATCAAATGTGgtgttggtaaagaaggcaaacggcaagtggaggatgtgtgtggatttcacagacctcaataaggcgtgcccaaaagacagcttccctttaccaaagatcgatcagctagtagattcaacggctggacatggtctgcttagcttcatggacgcattctcgggatacaaccagatccccatgtacgagccggatgaggagagcacggctttcatcactaaccaaggtctgttctgttacagggtgatgccattcggtctcaagaatgctggggccacctatcaaaggctggtgaataaagtctttaagcccttgatcgggaaaaccatggaggtgtacgtggacgacatgatcaccaagtcCAAAATCCCGAAGGAACATGTCAGACATCTCGAGGAGACGTTCGagcttttgaggaagtataagatgaagctcaacccggagaagtgtgcttttggggtcgagtcagggaaattcctgggattcatggtgagccatagggggattgaagcaaatcccgagaagatccaggcgattgtgcaaatgacgtctcctcgaaacctgaaggagatgcaGAGCCTCACGGGGAGGCTGGCGGCGTTGAgcagattcatatccaaggctacagataagtgtcagccattctttcaagtgataaggaggggaaagaaaacgGAATGGACCCCAGAATGCGAGGAAGCCTTCCGGAACTTGAAGCATTACTTGCAGCAAGCCCCGCTACTGTCCACACCGAGGGATGGGGACAAGTTGAATCTGTATTTGGCGGTATCTGATCGGGCCGCCAGTTCCGTTCtagtgagagaggaagaaggaattcagtatccgatatactacaccagcaaggccCTGCTCGACGCTGAGACCAGATACCCAACGACGGAGAAATGGGCACTGGcccttgtggttgctgctcgGAAGTTGAGGCCGTACTTTCAAGCATTCCCGGTCTCGGTAATCACCAACCAGCCATTGCGTCAAATTCTGCACAAGCCGGATGCCTCTGGTCGGCTCGTCAAATGGGCTGTAGAGCTGAGCGAATTCGACTTAGACTATAAACCCCGCGCGGCGATAAAGGCCCAGGCAATGGCCGATTTCGTAGCTGAGTTCGCGGAGCCCGAAGTATGCTTGGGTCAGCAAGATGCAGATGTAGGCAACGACGAAACTCAAGTATGGCAGATATCTGTGGATGGGTCATCAGGAGAGCGGGGTTCAGGAGCAGGGATTGTCCTGGAAGGCCCAGAGGgggaggagatctcttatgctgtaaagttggaatttgcagccacaaataaccaggcagaatatgaagccttgatagcaggGCTGGAATTGGCTAGGGCCGTGAAAGCGGACAGAGTTAAGATCAGAACCGATTCCCAGCTGGTTGCGAATcatgtcagtgaaagattccaaccaagagaggagaagatggaaCAGTACCTAAGGATAGTCAGGCAGATGATGGGGAAGTTCGAAGCAgtggaggtgatacaaatccccagggagcagaatagtcgagcagaCATTTTGGCTAGGATGGCAGCCGTCGCcgacccaaaaatgccaaagtcggTCCCCCTAGAAGTGAAGTCTCGCCCGAGTATCGAGCAAAATTTGGGGGTGTTgcggatagaacaaaaaagcTCGTGGAGGGACCCGATAGTTTCATACCTTAGAGACGGGGTCTTACCACCAGATAAGCTACGGGCTCGGAAGATTAGAGCTCAGGCCTCGAGATACACGATGATCGATGGGGTACTGTATCGACGAGGATATACATTACCGTTCCTTCGGTGTTTGGACGATGACGACGCGGATTACGTGCTGAGGGAAGTgcatgaaggaatttgcggaaatcattctggcgggaggtccctggcccacaaggttctaaggcagggatatttctggccgacgatgcaccaggatgcgcaAAGGAAGACCAGGAGCTGT aacaacccacaaaaccgcAACGGGGGAGACACCGTTCGCTTTGGCTTTCGGACATGA
- the LOC127898827 gene encoding uncharacterized protein LOC127898827: MSKGKEKVVEVGDDELGFLPSLPADFAFDPGIPLEPIRSSVGTSARRMSPQTTPSSDSSDEEGSSGSENTLSEGQGDDSGEASPSGASRPEERGTVGGRALSRDYAIDYMSCTTTFDELNDLRLRYSIPGEIPLKIPGKKDTPSRPPRGYVTLYLESFKYGLRCPLQPYFARILNGLNLAPGQLNPNGWRVLSVSWGVHFPLRPGQLKRVEAVLANSCSSRELLSTYNFLESRLILPGHKMEDAVIGALTRKRSRPPTTDRDQDKDAPAAKRKNIVQQVPPLQALPPASAKVGESSRAATDPASSSPPVVPRSRLPDSRPEHLVPYLNELSKLVSKKDLEGFDGCTLGELVGAMQYSAFHLSCMATYYKAKVGRYDRKMKEDIQSATTRADVAEKKAGELNVENLKLIEQESLAQAKAITLEEELTKVKEDLQGQRAMYEAQLESLRDSHRAHIENLEREMDDLAAGVAQHMDEEAAKEDAEGAEPIVIEEGDSPPRAVPADVGEASAPLDATGDTPPAPEEVQPTDAAGLTDPRPS; the protein is encoded by the exons ATGTCGAAGGGTAAGGAGAAGGTCGTTGAGGTTGGTGACGACGAACTAGGTTTTTTGCCTAGTCTGCCCGctgattttgcttttgatcCCGGGATCCCCTTAGAGCCCATTAGGTCTAGTGTTGGTACTAGCGCTAGGAGGATGTCTCCCCAAACAACCCCCTCGAGCGACAGTAGCGATGAAGAAGGATCTTCTGGATCGGAGAACACCTTGAGTGAGGGTCAAGGGGATGATTCTGGTGAGGCGTCCCCATCAGGAGCATCACGACCAGAAGAACGGGGTACAGTAGGAGGTAGAGCCTTGTCGCGTGATTATGCCATTGATTACATGTCGTGTACGACCACGTTTGACGAGCTCAATGACCTCCGACTTAGGTATAGTATTCCTGGTGAGATACCTCTTAAGATCCCAGGAAAGAAGGATACACCTAGCCGGCCTCCCAGGGGATACGTTACCCTGTATCTGGAGAGCTTTAAGTATGGGCTGAGGTGTCCCTTGCAGCCTTACTTTGCCCGGATACTTAACGGGCTAAATCTGGCTCCTGGTCAGCTGAACCCCAACGGGTGGAGAGTgctctctg TTTCCTGGGGTGTTCACTTCCCGCTCCGACCTGGTCAGCTTAAACGGGTCGAGGCTGTATTGGCCAATTCCTGCTCGAGCCGAGAACTGCTATCTACATACAACTTCCTCGAGTCTCGGTTGATACTTCCTGGCCATAAGATGGAGGACGCAGTGATTGGAGCTCTGACCAGGAAACGCTCTCGGCCTCCAACAACCGATAGGGACCAGGACAAAGATGCTCCCGCTGCGAAGCGAAAGAACATCGTGCAGCAGGTTCCTCCCTTGCAGGCTCTCCCTCCTGCCTCTGCTAAAGTCGGGGAATCCAGTAGAGCAGCCACTGATCCTGCTTCCTCTTCTCCACCTGTTGTGCCTCGGTCTCGCTTACCCGACAGCCGACCAGAACACTTGGTTCCCTATCTCAATGAGTTGTCTAAACTCGTGAGCAAGAAGGACCTGGAGGGCTTTGACGGTTGTACCCTGGGCGAGCTGGTGGGAGCCATGCAGTATAGTGCTTTCCATCTCAGCTGCATGGCCACCTACTATAAGGCCAAGGTTGGCCGTTACGacaggaagatgaaggaggacaTTCAATCGGCGACGACCAGAGCTGACGTTGCCGAGAAAAAAGCGGGGGAGCTAAACGTTGAGAACCTCAAGCTGATAGAGCAAGAGTCccttgctcaagcaaaagccattacCCTCGAGGAGGAGCTGACCAAGGTTAAGGAGGATCTCCAAGGGCAGAGGGCTATGTATgaggctcagctcgaatctctCCGCGATTCCCACCGAGCTCATATAgagaacttggagagggag atggatgaccttgcagctggtgtTGCTCAACATATGGACGAGGAGGCGGCCAAGGAAGATGCCGAAGGGGCAGAGCCGATCGTGATTGAGGAGGGAGactctcctcctcgtgcaGTCCCTGCCGATGTTGGCGAGGCGAGCGCCCCTCTTGATGCGACTGGTGATACTCCTCCTGCACCTGAGGAGGTCCAGCCAACCGACGCTGCTGGGCTTACTGATCCACGACCTTCCTGA